The genomic interval TCTTGCCCTTGATCGCCGGGACTTCCAGCGGGCTGGGCAGGTAGTCGATGACGGCGTCGAGCAGCAGCTGCACGCCCTTGTTCTTCAGCGCGCTGCCGCACAGCACCGGGAAGATCTTCTTCTCGATGGTGCCCTTGCGGATGGCGGCCACGAGTTCCTCGACGGTGGGTTCCTCGCCTTCGAGGTACTTCATCATCAGGTCTTCGTCGACTTCGGCGGCGGCCTCGATCAGCTGGGCGCGGATCTCGGCGACCTTGTCGAGGTACTCGGCGGGAACGTCGGTCTCCTCGATGTCGGTGCCCAGGTCGTTGGTGTAGAAGTGGGCGCGCTGACGGACGACGTCAATGATGCCCTTGAACTCGTTCTCGGCGCCCATGGGGTACTGGATGGGGGCCGCGACGGCGCCGAGGCGCTCCTTGATGTCGTTCAGCACGAGCTCGAAGCTGGCGCCGGTCTTGTCCATCTTGTTGCTGAAGGCGATGCGGGGCACGCCGTAACGGTCGGCCTGACGCCACACGGTTTCACTCTGGGGTTCGACGCCCTGGCTGGAGTCGAACACGGCCACGGCGCCGTCGAGCACGCGCATGGAGCGTTCCACTTCGATGGTGAAGTCCACGTGACCGGGGGTGTCGATGATGTTGACGACGTACTCCTGGTCGGTGCCGCTGCGTTTCCACTTGGCGGTGGTGGCGGCGGCGGTGATGGTGATGCCGCGCTCGCGCTCCTGCTCCATCCAGTCCATGGTGGCGGCGCCGTCGTGCACTTCGCCGATGTTGTGGGTGCGTCCGGTGTAGTACAGGATGCGTTCGGTGGTGGTGGTCTTGCCGGCGTCGATGTGCGCGGCGATCCCGATGTTGCGGAAGTGATGCAGGTAGCTCTGGGCTTTGGTGGTCATAAGACTCCCTGATTCTGTCGGGTGACGTGTCTCGTCACCGTCAGCTCGGCACGAATGCCGTGTTGGGCGCGGGCCTCATGCGAAATGGACGGCGGGCGGGCCGCCGTCCGTCTCGCTTCCCTTCAGTGGCCCCCGGGGGTGGGGGCCGTGAAGCGGGATTACCAGCGGTAGTGCGCGTAGGCGCGGTTGGCTTCCGCCATGCGCTCCACGTCGTCTTTCTTCTTGATGGCGCCGCCACGGCCCTGCGCGGCGTCCATGATTTCACCGGCGAGACGCTCGATGGCGGTGCGCTCGGGGCGGCTCTCGACGGCGGCCATCATCCAGCGCAGCGTGAGGCTCTGCTGACGGCGGGCGCTGACCTCGACGGGCACCTGGTAGGTGCTGCCGCCGACGCGGCGGCTGCGGACTTCGACGCGGGGTTTGACGTTGTCGAAGGCCTGCTTGAAGATCTTCAGGGACTCCTGGCCGGTGCGTTCCTGCACGAGCTTCATGGCTCCGTAGAAGATGCGGCTGGCGAGGTTCTTCTTGCCATCCTGCATGATGCGGTTGATGGTCGCGCTCACCAGCACGTCCTGGTAGACCAGGTCGGGCTGAATGACGCGCACTTCTGCTTGGCGGCGACGTGCCATGTTGACTCCCTTTGGCCCCTTCCGGTCCACTGTTGACCGGGCGGGGATTGCGCGCTCAGGCGCGAATAACTTGCTTCACTGGCTGTCACCCCTGTGGGGGACGGAGCCGGTTCACGGCGAAGGTCACGCGGACGCGGGCAGCCTCTGGGGGCGGCCCGGTCGGGCGTGGTTACTTCTTCTTCGCGCCCGCGGCGGCGGCGCCGGCCTTGGGCTTCTTGGTGCCGTACTTGGAGCGGCTCTTGTTGCGGTCCTTGACGCCCTGGGTGTCGAGGCTGCCGCGCACGATGTGGTAACGCACACCGGGAAGGTCCTTCACACGGCCGCCGCGGATCAGCACGACGCTGTGCTCCTGCAGGTTGTGGCCTTCACCGGGGATGTACGCGGTGACTTCGAAGGCGCTGGACAGGCGCACGCGGGCGATCTTACGCAGCGCGGAGTTCGGCTTCTTGGGGGTGGTGGTCTTGACGACCGTGCACACGCCGCGGCGGAAGGGGCTGCCTTTGAGGGCAGGGACCTTGCTCTTCTTCTGGATCGTCTTGCGACCCTTACGGAGCAGTTGCTGGGTGGTAGGCAGGGTGAATCACTCCTAGGTTCTTAAGCAGTTGCTTGCGGGAGGGCGGGTCCGCCCACGCGTACGGGGCGGCACTGGGTTGCGGGTCCTGTCTGGAGGTGATCACTCACCGCCGGTTCTCGGGCCACCGGTCGCACCGGCCTTCCGCGTGCGGAGGGGGTCGGCGTGGGGGGCCTGTGGGAGACATCGAGCCGGGGTGGCATGCCGAAAAACCCCCCTGGTGCAACCCGGAAGCCGGGGCAGTTTTCAACCTTGGCAGGATACTCCCGGCACCCCCCTGCGCGCAAGGGCCGGCGGGGAACGGACGGGACTGTTGCGCTGGCCGGCAGCTGTGCTACACTCCCGGACGCCCGTTCAGGCAATCATCACAGGTGCGGAGAGGTGCCAGAGTGGTTGAATGGGTCGGTCTCGAAAACCGAAGTACGGGCAACTGTACCGTGGGTTCGAATCCCACCCTCTTCGCCAGCCAGGAACGCCGGACGTCCCCAATCAGGACGTCCGGCGTTCGCCCTGTTCCTGGCCGCCGGCCTCCCCGCCCGGCAGGGTGTCCCGGATGAAACGCAGCACGGCCGCCTCGCGCGCGGCCTGCACGACCGCGCCGTGGGCTTCGCGCAGCCCCCCGGCCTCCAGCGGCCGGTACAGGGCGTCGTACAACGCCTGCCCGGCCGCGGCCAGCGCCACGAGTTCTGCCCGCCACGCGGCGTCGTCGGCCGGAGCCCAGGTGTGGGGGTCGGTGGGATCGCTCAGCAGGGCGTGCGGGTCGCCGAGCGTCGCGGCCGTCAGTTGCAGCGTCTGGCGCAGGGCCATCACGCGCGCCGCCACGCTGGGCTGACCGGGCTGCGGCGCGCGGGCCTGCGCGGCCGTGAAGGCGTGCGCGGCGTGCAGCAGGCCCGCGCCGGGCCCGCTGAACAGGCCACGCAGACCGGCGGGGCCGTACAGCACTTCACGCAGGGTGTCGCGCAGGAGTTCACGGTGAGGCATGTTCCCGATGGTACGTCAGCTGGCGGATGCGTCCCGGCCGCCCCCTCCCCTACCGTGGGGGGACAATGCTCAAGACCTTCCGGTGAATGCACACGTTCCGCCCTGACCCCCTGCCGTAAACTGGGCTCAATGACGGAACCCAGGACCTCCTCGCTGCGCGGACGATGTCCGGGTGGCCTGGAATGCGTCCGCCCCGACCCCGCCCTGCACGCCCCCAGCCGACCCCCGTCGCGGGGCACCCCCACAAGGAAGTGACCGAAGATAGATAAAGTCCATGGCAACACCTCGGGCCTGCGGCCCGCACAACTGAAATCCCTGGGCAACCTGTACCGCCGCCGCATTGAGCCGGGGCGCGTGGGATCGCCGGAACTCGCGCGGAACCTCGCGGAACTCTCCAGCGACATCCGCCGCGAGGTGAGCGTGCTGATCGACCGGCGTGGCCGCGTGATCAGCGTCAGCGTCGCCGACGCCAAGGGCACGGAATTCCCGGACCTGCGCATGGGCGAGAACCGCCTGAGCGGCTTTCACCTGCTGCACACCCACCCGCGCGGCGGGGCGCTGAGCAAGGGCGACCTGTCCACGCTGTTCCTGCGTCGCCTGGACGCCGTGTCGGCCATCGAGGTCCGGAACGAGGGCCAGCCGGGGCTGGTGCACACCGCGCACCTGACGCCCCCTGGCACGGTCGGCGAGGAGGAGGACTGGCGCATCCTGCCGCCCGTCCCGCCCTTCCAGATCGACGAGTTCGACCTGGGCGCGCAGGTGCAGGCGCTGGAGGAGGAAATTGCCCGCGCCGCCCGCACCCGCGTCTCGAAGAAGGACCACGAGCGCGCCATCCTGGTGCAGATCGACCAGGGCGAATTCGACGCCGAGGAACGCCTGGACGAGCTGGCCGAACTGGCCCGCACGGCCGGCGCGGAGGTCGTTCACCGCGAACTGGTGTACCGCAAGAACCTGAAGGCCGGCACGCTGGTCGGGGCGGGCAAGCTGGAGGAACTCACCAGCCGCGCCTACCACCTGGACGCGGACCTGCTGATCTTCGGGCAGGAACTCGGCCCGGCCCAGGCCCGCGAGATCGAGGCCGCGACGGGTCTGAAGATCATCGACCGCACGCAGCTGATCCTGGACATCTTCGCGCTGCACGCGCAGGGCGTGGAATCGCGCCTGCAGGTGGAGCTCGCGCAGCTGCGCTACATGAAACCCCGCCTGCTGGGCGCGGGCGCGGCCCTGTCCCGCATCGGCGGGGGCGGCGGCAGCGCCGCCGGCGGCGCGATCGGTACGCGCGGCCCCGGCGAGACGAAACTGGAGCTGGACCGCCGCCGCATCAACGACCGGCTGTCCTTCCTTGAAAAGCAACTGGAGGGAGTCGCGCAGCGCCGCGAGGAACGCCGCAAGACCCGCGAACGCAACGCCGTGCCCGTGATCTCGATCGTTGGGTACACGAACGCCGGCAAGAGCACGCTGCTGAACGCCTTCACGCACGCCGCCGAGGAACCCCGGCGCGTGCTGGCCGAGAACAAACTGTTCGCCACGCTGCGCCCCACCAGCCGCCAGGGCTACCTGGAAGGCATCGGGCCGGTCGTACTGACCGACACCGTGGGCTTCATCCGCGACCTGCCCAGGGACCTGACCCGCGCCTTCCGCTCCACCCTGGAGGAAATCGGGGACGCGGACGTGCTGCTGCACGTCGTGGACGCCGCCAGCCCCGGCGCGGACACCCGCCTGGACGCCGTGAACCGCATCCTGGAGGACCTGGGCTTCCGGGACCTGCCGACCGTGGTGGCCCTGAACAAGGCCGACGCGGCCGACCCCGAGGCGCTGGAACGCCAGATCGAGCGTACGGACGGCGGCATTCCCGTCAGCGCCCTGCGGAACGTGGGCCTCGGCGACCTCAAGGACGCCCTGACCGACGCGGTCGCCCTGGTGCAACGCCAGGAACTCGCCGCGCGGGAAGAGGCGCGGGAACTGGCCGCCCAGTACCGCTGAACGGGGTACCGCCAGATAGTCAGGAACGACGGGGGGAGGGGCGAGGCAGCCTCTCCCCCTTTCCTTGGGTGGCTTTCTTTGGGTGGACGGCGCGCCCTGCCCGGTGCGGCAGACTGCGCCCCATGAAGTTCGCCTGGATGACCCTGCTGCTGGTGTGCCTGACCTGGGCGCTGGGGGAGTGGCCGGCCGAGCGGACGTTGCCCACGCTGCTGCTGGCGTACGCGCCGCCGCTGCTGTGGGTGCTGGCGACCCTGCCGGCCCTGGCCTGGGCACTGTGGCGACGGCAGGGGCGGCCGGTGGCGCTGGCGGCCCTGCTGCTGGCCGCCTGGGGCGCGGGATTGCTGCACTGGCGGGCCCACGCAACGGGAACCCAGCCAACGCTGCGGGTCGTGACTTTCAACGTGCTGGGCAGCGCGCGCACCACGCCGGACGAACTGGCGGGCCACCTGCGGTCCCTGAACGCGGACGTGCTGCTGCTTCAGGAATCGCGCTTCGTGCAGCCGGAGTTCCGGGCGGCGTTCCTGCGCGCCCTGCCGGGGTACGCGGTCGCGGAGGCAGGTGAGGTCATGACCCTGACGCGCCTGCCGCTGCTGGGCAGCCGTTCAGAATCCCTGCCGGGCAACCGCCGCGAACTGCTGGTCACGCGCCTGGAGTGGCGGGGCGAGCCGCTGACGGTCGTGAACGCGCACCTGGGAACCGTACAGGTCAGTTCGGTCCTGACGGGTGATCTGGCGCGGGTGCGGCGCACGCGGGACGCTCGCGCCGGGCAGGTGGAGCTGCTGCGGTCGGTCGCGGCCACGGTGCCGGGGCGGATGCTGCTGGGCGGCGACCTGAACACCCCACCGCGAGGGCAGGTGTACCGCGACCTGCGGACCGCATTCGGGCCGGACGCGCATGACCTCGCCGGGCGCGGGCCGGGCTGGACCTTTCCCGCGCTGCACCTGCGGATCGATCACCTGATGGGCCGGGGGCTGACCGCCGCGCGGGCGCAGGTGCTTCCGTGGGCCCTCAGCGACCACCGGCCGCTGCTGGCCGAGTACCGACCCTGAAGTTCACTTCATGCCGTTCAGGGTCCCCGCGCATCTGCACGCGCGAGACTGACCTTCATTCCCTTCAGGAGGTGCCCCGATGACTGGACCGTACGACCGTCCGCCCGCCCCCGCATCCGAACCGACCGACACGCCCCCCGCCCTGCCCGAGCAGATGCCCGGACGCGGCGACATCGGCGAGATCAGCGACCCGCCCGTGAACCCGGACACGCCCGGGATGCCCGAACCCCACCCCACGCCCAACCCGGACACGCCCGGAATGCCGGAACCGATGCCCGCGATGTAGAGCGCGGCTGGGTATTGAGGGTCGAAGCGTTCAAGGAACGGATCTTCCTGTACGTTTCGGCCCTCGCCCTGTTGCTCCCTTCAGAGCGTGTGCCCGTGCGTCCGCAGCCATGTGCGCGGCGTCTGCCAGTCGGGCATGTGGTGGGCGACGTGCGCCCAGTAGCGCGGCGAGTGGTTCATTTCCAGCAGGTGCGCGGCCTCGTGCAGCGCGACGTAGTGCAGGACCTCGGTGGGCGCACGGCTCAGGCGCCAGTGGAGGCGGATACTCCCGTCGGCCGAGCAGCTGCCCCAGCGGGTGCGGGTGTCGCTGACGTGCACGGCGCGCAGACGGTCGGACACGCCCAGCCTCGCGGCATGGTCCTGCATCAGCGTGCGGTAGGGGGCGGCGCAGGCGCGGCGCGTCCAGGCGGTCAGGTGCGCCTCGGCGCTCTGTGCCGGCAGGTGCAGGGTGTTCCCGACACGTTCCGGGCGGGTGCGGACCGCGTCCAGGTGCAGGGTCAGCTCCTGCCCCAGGAACGGGACACGCTGACCGTCCTGGGGGGCGGAACGTGCCGGGGAGCGCGCGGCGTACCCGGCCAGATGCCCGGCCACCCAGTCGCGGCGGGCGTCGAGGATTTCCAGGAGTTTCGTGTCTGGTACGCGGGCCGGGGCGTACAACGTGACCGCGCCCGGCGTGACCTGCACGGCCACCGTTCGCCGCCGCGCGCTGCGCCTGATCACGACGGGCACGCCCGCGACTTCCCATGCCGTCATGGGGACAGGAAAGCGCATGGCGCGTCCGGGCGTGGTGAGAGCCGTCACGTCAGGCGGGAAGGAGGGACGGGGCGCATCGGGTTTCTCCGATGACGCCCCGCCCCCTCCTCCCCGTCCCGTTCAGAGCCGGTTGTAATTGACGGCGAAGGTGTCGCACATGTTCGGGTCGCCGCTCTTGAAGCCGGTCATGAACCACCTGACGCGCTGCGCGGCGCTGCCGTGCGTGAAGGAATCCGGGGCGACGTAGCCCTGACCCTGCCGCTGAAGGTTGTCGTCCCCGATGGCCTCGGCGGTCGCGACGGCCTCCTGCACGTCCGCCTGCGTGATCTTGGCCTCCTGCTGGGTCTTGTTGCCCCACACGCCCGCGAAGCAGTCGGCCTGGAGTTCCAGGCGCACGCTGTAGCTGTTCGCCTCGGCCTCGGTGCGGGCACTGCGCTGCTTGCGTTCGACCTGATCGGCGATGCCGAGTTCGTTCTGCACGTGGTGGCCGACCTCGTGGGCGATCACGTAGGCGTAGGCGAAGTCACCGCCGCCGCCCAGCTGGCGGTCCATCTGCGTGAAGAAGCTGGTGTCGATGTAGATCTTCTGATCGGCGGGACAGTAGAACGGGCCGACCGCGCTGTTGGCCTGTCCGCAGCTGGTGCTCGTCCCACGCACGTACCGGACGAGGCGCGGGTCGTTGTAGGTGCGTCCGGCCTGCTGGAAGATGCCGTCCCAGACGAGATTGGTGTTGCGGTAGATCTGGTTGACGAACTGGTAGGCCTCGTCGTTGGCGGCGGGTTGCGTCTGAGCGCCCTGGCTCTGGGACTGACTGTCCTGCCCGCCTCCGAGGATGTCCCCGGGGTTGATGCCGAAGAACATGGCGATCAACGCGATGATCAGGCCGCCGACGCCGCCCACAGCGATGCCGCCGCCGGGCAGTCCGCCTCCACCCGCGCGATTTTCTGCGTTCCCACCACTGCCGGGAAGATTTTTCCAGTCCATACAGGCTCATGTCTCCTTTTCACGGCTGCCCTCACCTGCCGGTCCAGGCGGCGTGCGGGGTTGTGTGCAGCTCAGGACACAGTGTATGGGTGGCGACCCCGGGCTTGGCTGACCGTGCCTTTATGGATTCTGTGGTCAGGCCCTTTGCGGCGTGCGGGTCAGCCGGCCGGCGGGACGGCGCGGGCCGGTTGCGTGACGCTCACGCGGGCCTCGCTGCCCTCCGGGCGGACGGCGTCGCTGGGCGTGTGGACCAGCAGTTCCTGTCCGGCGGCGAGGCGCACGGTGTACGTGACGTCATGCCCCTTGAACTCGCGGGCGACGATGGTGACGGGCGTGCCCTGCGGGTCGTCCGTGAAGGTCAGGTGTTCCGGACGGACACTGACCAGCACCGGGCCGCTGGCGGCCTCCGTGAGCGGCAGGATGCCCAGGGCGGTGCGGGCCATGAAGCGGTCGGCGGTGCCGCCGAGCAGGTTGCTGCGGCCCAGGAAGTTCGCCACGAACGCCGTGCCGGGCCGGGCGTACACCTCGTGCGGGGGGCCGCTCTGCTCGACCCGGCCGCCCCGCATGACGACCAGCCGGTCACTGAAGGCCAGCGCTTCCTCCTGGTCGTGCGTGACCAGGATGGCGGTCGTGCCGGCGCGGCGCAGGATGGCGCGCACCTCCTGGCGGGTGGAGTGCCGCAGCTGCGCGTCGAGGTTACTGAACGGTTCGTCCAGCAGCAGCAGGCTGGGGCGGGGGGCCAGGGCGCGGGCCAGCGCGACGCGCTGCTGCTGCCCGCCGCTCAGCTGGTCCGGGCGGCGCGTCTCGAAGACGGTCAGGCCCACCAGGGACAGGGTCTCGCGGGCGCGGGGCAGCCGCTCGTGGCGCGGCAGGTGCCGCAGGCCGAACAGCACGTTGTCCAGGACGTTCAGGTGCGGGAACAGCGCGTAGTCCTGGAAGACCAGCCCCACGCCGCGCCGTTCCGGGGGCGTGAAGGGCGCGGTGACGCTGCGCCCCTCGATGCGGATGTCGCCGCTGTCCGGGCGTTCCAGGCCGGCGATCAACCGCAGGGTGGTGGTCTTGCCGCACCCGCTGGGGCCCAGCAGGGTCAGCAGTTCGCCGCGGTTCACGCTGAGGTTCAGGTCGTCCACGACCGGCGGCAGACCCGGCGCGTAGCGTTTGCCGAGGCCGAGCAGTTCCAGGGTGTGGGGGTCGGGGGTGCGGGTCATGCAGGGTCGTCCTTGGTCTCGGGCAGGGGGGTGGCAGGCAGGAGGGTGGGCGTGGGGGCCGGCCGGGCAGGGGGTGGGCGCGGCGCGCGGCGGTCCTCGCGGCGCAGGATCAGCAGGGTCAGCAGCGCGCCGCTGACGGCCAGCGCCAGCGCGTAGGGCGCGGCCGAGGCGTACTGCGCCTCCTCGGTGTACGCCCAGACGTTGCGGGAGAGCGTCTCGAAGCCGATGGGTGAGAGCAGCAGCGTGAGCGGCAGTTCCTTCAGGACGCTCAGGAACACGAAGGCCGCGCTGACCAGCAGACCCGGCCGGACCAGCGGCAGCGTCACGCGGCGCAGCGTCTGCGGGGCGCTCAGGCCCAGCAGCCGCCCGGCTTCCTCCAGGCGGGGCGTGGCCGTCTGGAGACTGGTGCGGACCGGGCCGACCGCCTCGGCCAGGAAGTGCAGGGTGTACGCGGCGATCAGCAGCGGGAAGGTCTGGTACAGCGGGGGCACCACCCGGAGCGTGAAGAACACCAGCGCCAGCGCGAACGCCAGCGGGGGCGTGGCGTACCCCAGGTACGCGGCCCGTTCGGTCAGCCGGGCCAGCGGGCCGCTGTGGCGGCTGCCGATGTACGCCAGCGGGAACGCCAGGGCGGTGGTGGTGACGGCGGCGATGGCGGCGGCCCCCAGGGCGCTCTGCAGGGCTTCCCACAGGCCGCTCCAGGCGAACGGGTTGGTTTCCAGCCGCAGCCAGTACCCGATGGTGCCCAGCGGCACGATCAGCGCCGCGCCGGCCAGCACCGCCAGGAACGCCCATGCGAGCGGCGCGGCGCGGCCCAGCGGTGTCCGGCTGGGGGGGCGCGTGCCGCCGGGTGAGACGCGCGACAGGCGCACGCCGCGCATCAGCCGGGCTTCCAGCAGCAGCGCGGCCCCGGTGACCAGCAGCAGGGCCAGCGCCAGCCACGCCGAGTACACCCGGTCGTACGCGGCGGTGTACTGCTGGTAGATGGCGGCGCTGAAGGTGGGAAAACGCATCAGGCTGACCACGCTGAAGTCACCCAGGACGTGCAGGGCGATCAGCAGCGCGCCGGACAGCCACGCGGGGCGCAGGTACGGCAGCGTGACCTCGCGGAAGGTCTGCGCCGGCGTGCGGCCCAGCAGGCGGGCGGCGTCTTCCAGGGCGGGGTCCTGGGTGCGCAGCGCGGCGTGCAGGTTCAGGAACAGGTACGGGAACGTGAACAGCGTCAGGACGCCCAGCGCGCCCCAGTACCCGCCGGGGCCGGGCCAGCGGATGCCGGTCAGGGCGTCGATGGTGCCGCCCGCGCCGCTCGCGGCGATCAGGGCGTACGCGCCCACGTACCCGGGTATGGCCAGGGGCAGCACGCCCAGCAGCATCAG from Deinococcus depolymerans carries:
- a CDS encoding iron ABC transporter permease; translated protein: MVTRLRRSSPRRPPPPMHARRPHPLLLLPALLAVLGVLLPLAYLVLRALGAEGSELREIVFRTRNLELLANTLLLTLGVLGGTTLIALPLAYLAARTTLRPRRLLMLLGVLPLAIPGYVGAYALIAASGAGGTIDALTGIRWPGPGGYWGALGVLTLFTFPYLFLNLHAALRTQDPALEDAARLLGRTPAQTFREVTLPYLRPAWLSGALLIALHVLGDFSVVSLMRFPTFSAAIYQQYTAAYDRVYSAWLALALLLVTGAALLLEARLMRGVRLSRVSPGGTRPPSRTPLGRAAPLAWAFLAVLAGAALIVPLGTIGYWLRLETNPFAWSGLWEALQSALGAAAIAAVTTTALAFPLAYIGSRHSGPLARLTERAAYLGYATPPLAFALALVFFTLRVVPPLYQTFPLLIAAYTLHFLAEAVGPVRTSLQTATPRLEEAGRLLGLSAPQTLRRVTLPLVRPGLLVSAAFVFLSVLKELPLTLLLSPIGFETLSRNVWAYTEEAQYASAAPYALALAVSGALLTLLILRREDRRAPRPPPARPAPTPTLLPATPLPETKDDPA
- the hflX gene encoding GTPase HflX; this translates as MDKVHGNTSGLRPAQLKSLGNLYRRRIEPGRVGSPELARNLAELSSDIRREVSVLIDRRGRVISVSVADAKGTEFPDLRMGENRLSGFHLLHTHPRGGALSKGDLSTLFLRRLDAVSAIEVRNEGQPGLVHTAHLTPPGTVGEEEDWRILPPVPPFQIDEFDLGAQVQALEEEIARAARTRVSKKDHERAILVQIDQGEFDAEERLDELAELARTAGAEVVHRELVYRKNLKAGTLVGAGKLEELTSRAYHLDADLLIFGQELGPAQAREIEAATGLKIIDRTQLILDIFALHAQGVESRLQVELAQLRYMKPRLLGAGAALSRIGGGGGSAAGGAIGTRGPGETKLELDRRRINDRLSFLEKQLEGVAQRREERRKTRERNAVPVISIVGYTNAGKSTLLNAFTHAAEEPRRVLAENKLFATLRPTSRQGYLEGIGPVVLTDTVGFIRDLPRDLTRAFRSTLEEIGDADVLLHVVDAASPGADTRLDAVNRILEDLGFRDLPTVVALNKADAADPEALERQIERTDGGIPVSALRNVGLGDLKDALTDAVALVQRQELAAREEARELAAQYR
- a CDS encoding SprT family zinc-dependent metalloprotease encodes the protein MTAWEVAGVPVVIRRSARRRTVAVQVTPGAVTLYAPARVPDTKLLEILDARRDWVAGHLAGYAARSPARSAPQDGQRVPFLGQELTLHLDAVRTRPERVGNTLHLPAQSAEAHLTAWTRRACAAPYRTLMQDHAARLGVSDRLRAVHVSDTRTRWGSCSADGSIRLHWRLSRAPTEVLHYVALHEAAHLLEMNHSPRYWAHVAHHMPDWQTPRTWLRTHGHTL
- a CDS encoding endonuclease/exonuclease/phosphatase family protein, translating into MKFAWMTLLLVCLTWALGEWPAERTLPTLLLAYAPPLLWVLATLPALAWALWRRQGRPVALAALLLAAWGAGLLHWRAHATGTQPTLRVVTFNVLGSARTTPDELAGHLRSLNADVLLLQESRFVQPEFRAAFLRALPGYAVAEAGEVMTLTRLPLLGSRSESLPGNRRELLVTRLEWRGEPLTVVNAHLGTVQVSSVLTGDLARVRRTRDARAGQVELLRSVAATVPGRMLLGGDLNTPPRGQVYRDLRTAFGPDAHDLAGRGPGWTFPALHLRIDHLMGRGLTAARAQVLPWALSDHRPLLAEYRP
- the ypfJ gene encoding KPN_02809 family neutral zinc metallopeptidase, with amino-acid sequence MDWKNLPGSGGNAENRAGGGGLPGGGIAVGGVGGLIIALIAMFFGINPGDILGGGQDSQSQSQGAQTQPAANDEAYQFVNQIYRNTNLVWDGIFQQAGRTYNDPRLVRYVRGTSTSCGQANSAVGPFYCPADQKIYIDTSFFTQMDRQLGGGGDFAYAYVIAHEVGHHVQNELGIADQVERKQRSARTEAEANSYSVRLELQADCFAGVWGNKTQQEAKITQADVQEAVATAEAIGDDNLQRQGQGYVAPDSFTHGSAAQRVRWFMTGFKSGDPNMCDTFAVNYNRL
- the rpsG gene encoding 30S ribosomal protein S7, with protein sequence MARRRQAEVRVIQPDLVYQDVLVSATINRIMQDGKKNLASRIFYGAMKLVQERTGQESLKIFKQAFDNVKPRVEVRSRRVGGSTYQVPVEVSARRQQSLTLRWMMAAVESRPERTAIERLAGEIMDAAQGRGGAIKKKDDVERMAEANRAYAHYRW
- the rpsL gene encoding 30S ribosomal protein S12; translated protein: MPTTQQLLRKGRKTIQKKSKVPALKGSPFRRGVCTVVKTTTPKKPNSALRKIARVRLSSAFEVTAYIPGEGHNLQEHSVVLIRGGRVKDLPGVRYHIVRGSLDTQGVKDRNKSRSKYGTKKPKAGAAAAGAKKK
- a CDS encoding ABC transporter ATP-binding protein, with product MTRTPDPHTLELLGLGKRYAPGLPPVVDDLNLSVNRGELLTLLGPSGCGKTTTLRLIAGLERPDSGDIRIEGRSVTAPFTPPERRGVGLVFQDYALFPHLNVLDNVLFGLRHLPRHERLPRARETLSLVGLTVFETRRPDQLSGGQQQRVALARALAPRPSLLLLDEPFSNLDAQLRHSTRQEVRAILRRAGTTAILVTHDQEEALAFSDRLVVMRGGRVEQSGPPHEVYARPGTAFVANFLGRSNLLGGTADRFMARTALGILPLTEAASGPVLVSVRPEHLTFTDDPQGTPVTIVAREFKGHDVTYTVRLAAGQELLVHTPSDAVRPEGSEARVSVTQPARAVPPAG